Proteins encoded together in one Hymenobacter monticola window:
- a CDS encoding energy transducer TonB, which produces MKILLPLLLSCALGFGAQAQKLKMPPKPASGTVYDSVAQPAVPIGGTERYAQFLADHQKYPASAMQKGIQGTVKVSFIVEKTGTVNEVKVEKPLSPELDAEAIRLIKSAPKWTPARHHRNEVVRQRVVVPVSFVMSPGSTVTVGAASKERPILTSAADIAASANPNVRPVVAPDRPTQPVGGTQAFFDWIEKNQKYPLLAKQRKIQGKVMVEFMVQPDGSLTDVRVARKMGSGLDEEALRLIKAAPKWEPAMFQGKPIKQKMLLPVLFQL; this is translated from the coding sequence ATGAAAATCCTGCTTCCTCTACTGCTTTCCTGCGCCCTCGGCTTCGGCGCCCAGGCCCAAAAGCTCAAGATGCCGCCCAAGCCCGCCAGCGGCACCGTGTACGACTCGGTGGCCCAGCCGGCCGTGCCCATCGGCGGCACCGAGCGCTACGCCCAGTTCCTGGCCGACCACCAGAAATACCCCGCCAGCGCCATGCAAAAGGGCATCCAGGGCACGGTGAAAGTGAGCTTCATTGTGGAGAAAACCGGCACCGTGAACGAAGTAAAGGTTGAAAAGCCTCTGTCGCCGGAGCTGGACGCCGAAGCCATCCGCCTCATCAAAAGCGCTCCGAAGTGGACGCCGGCCCGTCACCACCGCAACGAAGTGGTGCGTCAGCGCGTGGTGGTGCCCGTGTCGTTCGTGATGTCGCCGGGCAGCACCGTCACGGTGGGCGCGGCCAGCAAGGAGCGGCCCATCCTCACCTCGGCCGCTGATATTGCCGCCTCGGCCAACCCCAACGTGCGGCCCGTGGTGGCCCCCGACCGCCCCACCCAGCCTGTGGGTGGCACCCAGGCCTTCTTCGATTGGATTGAGAAAAACCAGAAATACCCCCTGCTGGCCAAGCAGCGCAAGATTCAGGGCAAGGTGATGGTGGAGTTTATGGTGCAGCCCGACGGCAGCCTCACCGACGTGCGCGTGGCCCGCAAGATGGGCTCGGGCCTCGACGAAGAAGCCCTGCGCCTCATCAAAGCCGCGCCCAAATGGGAGCCCGCCATGTTTCAGGGCAAGCCGATAAAGCAAAAGATGCTTTTGCCTGTTTTATTCCAGTTGTAA
- a CDS encoding DNA integrity scanning protein DisA nucleotide-binding domain protein: MIPSLILATSPTLLWAHQTRYREAAQSLANDLFDFLDDDLKPYVLLLALPADPTQCARCLEPEDCGLPSEPFDGAVARGRVIQLTTPPPYVESADVSADMVRRKHEVIGIREAVQETLDLLDESAPHQHFAGWPVEMHGHFVVTVLRLQRKPLRAYPSLRPHRFYTSGRPLAPSLLVAAMHRFNDETVKALKEAAAGMGFFVRPRESEELLRSAGKALMDTPAQALGLDPAVTQLFSTCNTISSLRYEGAEGVGKLLLARRGHPNLEEIFALTCPTDLTDFRAVRKLLEMTTPDVHLLADGNSVYALGRQVGHYDAEREDLFVISFVTHYAWELQHAGHVLLRSHYGLPGLPHTRLNRTGFRKALKRTFALTDHTKVERLWDVVLEASRQPHGTLLVITTEALAEADRLKLQCTLIEPVPLTPLITRLVTSIDGAVLLDPEGYCYSIGVILDGRASGRGDGARGARYNSALRYVESSEHPCIAIVVSEDGLVDVITSEKE, from the coding sequence ATGATTCCCTCGCTCATCCTCGCCACCTCTCCCACCCTGCTCTGGGCCCACCAAACCCGCTACCGCGAAGCTGCCCAAAGCCTGGCGAACGACCTGTTCGATTTCCTCGACGACGACCTAAAGCCGTATGTGCTGCTGCTGGCCCTGCCCGCCGACCCCACGCAGTGCGCCCGCTGCCTGGAGCCCGAAGACTGCGGCCTGCCCAGCGAGCCGTTTGATGGGGCCGTGGCGCGGGGTAGGGTCATTCAGCTCACCACGCCCCCACCCTACGTGGAAAGCGCCGACGTATCGGCCGACATGGTGCGGCGCAAGCACGAGGTAATCGGCATTCGGGAAGCCGTGCAGGAAACCCTGGACCTCTTAGACGAGAGCGCGCCGCACCAGCACTTTGCCGGCTGGCCCGTGGAGATGCACGGCCATTTTGTGGTGACGGTGCTGCGCCTGCAGCGCAAGCCGCTGCGGGCCTACCCTTCGCTGCGCCCGCACCGCTTCTATACCAGCGGGCGGCCGCTGGCGCCTTCGCTGCTAGTGGCGGCCATGCACCGCTTCAACGACGAAACCGTGAAGGCGCTGAAGGAAGCAGCCGCCGGCATGGGCTTTTTCGTGCGGCCCCGCGAGAGCGAGGAGCTTCTGCGCAGCGCCGGCAAGGCCCTGATGGACACGCCCGCCCAGGCCTTGGGGCTCGACCCGGCCGTGACGCAGCTCTTCAGCACCTGCAATACCATCAGCAGCCTGCGCTACGAGGGGGCCGAGGGCGTGGGCAAGCTGCTGCTGGCCCGCCGCGGCCACCCCAACCTGGAGGAAATCTTCGCCCTCACCTGCCCCACCGACCTCACCGACTTCCGCGCCGTGCGCAAGCTGCTGGAGATGACCACGCCCGACGTGCACCTGCTGGCCGACGGCAACAGCGTGTACGCCCTGGGCCGGCAGGTGGGCCACTACGACGCCGAGCGCGAAGACCTGTTCGTCATCAGCTTCGTGACGCACTACGCCTGGGAGCTGCAGCACGCCGGCCACGTGCTGCTGCGCTCGCACTACGGCCTGCCCGGCCTGCCCCACACCCGCCTCAACCGTACCGGCTTCCGCAAGGCCCTCAAGCGCACCTTCGCCCTCACCGACCACACCAAGGTAGAACGCCTCTGGGACGTAGTGCTCGAAGCCAGCCGCCAACCCCACGGCACGCTGCTCGTCATCACCACCGAAGCCCTGGCCGAAGCCGACCGCCTCAAGCTGCAGTGCACGCTCATCGAGCCCGTGCCGCTCACGCCGCTCATCACCCGCCTCGTCACCAGCATCGACGGCGCCGTGTTGCTCGACCCCGAGGGCTACTGCTACTCCATCGGCGTGATTCTGGACGGCCGTGCCTCCGGCCGGGGCGACGGCGCCCGCGGCGCCCGCTACAACTCGGCCCTGCGCTACGTGGAAAGTTCGGAGCATCCGTGCATTGCCATCGTGGTGAGCGAGGACGGCTTGGTGGACGTGATTACGTCGGAGAAGGAGTAG
- a CDS encoding GIY-YIG nuclease family protein: MHTYYVYLLTNANHAVLYIGVTNDLARRIAEHKAGTHEGFTKKYNVHKLVYFETYGTMPMP; encoded by the coding sequence ATGCACACCTATTACGTCTATCTGCTGACCAACGCCAACCACGCTGTGCTCTACATTGGCGTGACTAATGATTTAGCGCGACGCATTGCAGAACACAAAGCAGGAACGCACGAAGGCTTTACCAAGAAATACAACGTGCACAAGCTGGTATACTTTGAAACGTACGGCACGATGCCGATGCCATAG
- a CDS encoding PaaI family thioesterase translates to MPTASADTPQAAAFRRQVLNPLKLRLFLLQKLPMAWLAGLRLTQLTPEAATVTVRYKYLTQNPFRSIYFACLAMAAELASGIQAMMHVQAGGPVSMLVVGLQGDFKKKAVGLISFTCPDGPRIAQAVAESRATGEGRTVECTSTGVDEAGDVVAVFRLTWSFRAKR, encoded by the coding sequence ATGCCCACCGCCTCCGCCGATACCCCGCAAGCTGCTGCCTTCCGCCGCCAGGTGCTCAATCCCCTGAAGCTGCGGTTATTCCTGCTGCAAAAGCTGCCCATGGCCTGGCTGGCGGGCCTGCGCCTCACGCAGCTCACGCCGGAGGCCGCCACCGTCACCGTTCGCTACAAGTACCTCACGCAAAACCCGTTTCGCAGCATCTATTTCGCCTGCCTGGCCATGGCGGCCGAGCTGGCCAGCGGCATTCAGGCCATGATGCACGTGCAGGCCGGTGGCCCGGTTTCGATGCTGGTGGTGGGCCTGCAGGGCGACTTCAAAAAGAAAGCCGTGGGCCTGATTTCCTTTACCTGCCCCGACGGCCCGCGCATCGCCCAGGCCGTGGCCGAAAGCCGCGCCACCGGTGAAGGCCGCACCGTGGAGTGCACCAGCACCGGCGTGGACGAGGCCGGCGACGTGGTGGCCGTGTTCCGCCTCACCTGGTCGTTTCGGGCGAAGCGGTAG
- a CDS encoding PPC domain-containing DNA-binding protein — protein sequence MSAASTSALKTHALRLRPGDDLRQSLNAFAKAHNIRAGAMVTCVGSLTVATLRLANQEGPSVYRGHFEIVSLVGTLSVNGSHLHLAVSDSTGRTIGGHLLDGCRVYTTAEIVLSELAGLEFRREPDPTFGYQELAVYPAAAAQPEPVATPPKRGQSKAKNK from the coding sequence GTGTCTGCCGCTTCCACTTCCGCGCTGAAAACCCACGCCCTGCGCCTGCGACCGGGCGACGACCTACGCCAAAGCCTCAACGCTTTTGCCAAAGCCCACAACATCCGGGCGGGCGCCATGGTGACGTGCGTGGGCAGCCTCACGGTGGCCACGCTGCGGCTGGCCAACCAGGAAGGCCCCAGCGTGTACCGCGGCCACTTCGAGATTGTGTCACTGGTAGGCACGCTGTCCGTCAACGGCTCGCACCTGCACCTGGCCGTGAGCGACAGCACCGGCCGCACAATCGGTGGGCATTTGCTCGATGGCTGCCGGGTGTACACCACGGCCGAAATCGTGCTCAGCGAGCTGGCCGGGCTGGAGTTTCGCCGCGAGCCTGACCCTACGTTTGGCTACCAGGAGCTGGCCGTTTACCCGGCCGCGGCCGCGCAGCCAGAGCCGGTTGCAACGCCGCCGAAAAGAGGGCAGTCCAAAGCCAAAAACAAGTGA
- a CDS encoding RNA polymerase sigma factor, which produces MEAAVAYVDINAPLVERCRLNDRQAQAEIYRRYAKAMFNAALRITGDYAEAEDVLQESFLSAFRELSSYKGDSSFGAWLKRIVVNKSINCLRQRRLALVPLGEQHHEEPAEAAGLSPDDEADTHYRADVLRRCIQELPDGYRVVLSLYLLEGYDHLEIAGILGISESTSKSQYSRARVRLRELAAQRGLS; this is translated from the coding sequence ATGGAAGCCGCCGTTGCCTACGTTGACATCAATGCCCCGCTGGTGGAGCGCTGCCGCCTGAACGACCGCCAGGCCCAGGCCGAAATTTACCGGCGCTACGCCAAGGCCATGTTCAACGCGGCCCTGCGCATCACCGGCGACTACGCCGAGGCCGAGGACGTGCTCCAAGAGTCGTTTCTGAGCGCGTTCCGGGAGCTGAGCAGCTACAAGGGCGACTCCTCCTTCGGGGCCTGGCTCAAGCGCATCGTCGTCAACAAAAGCATCAACTGCCTGCGGCAGCGGCGGCTGGCGCTGGTGCCACTGGGCGAGCAGCACCACGAGGAGCCCGCCGAAGCCGCCGGCCTTTCGCCCGACGACGAGGCCGACACCCACTACCGCGCCGACGTGCTGCGCCGCTGCATTCAGGAACTGCCCGACGGCTACCGCGTAGTACTGAGCCTGTACCTGCTCGAAGGCTACGACCACCTCGAAATTGCCGGCATCCTGGGCATTTCCGAATCTACTTCTAAGTCGCAGTACAGCCGGGCCCGGGTGCGACTGCGCGAATTGGCCGCCCAGCGCGGCCTGAGTTAA
- a CDS encoding NAD-dependent epimerase/dehydratase family protein codes for MPLKSLLITGGAGFVGSALALRFREAYPECRIFALDNLKRRGSELNLPRLREAGIEFVHGDIRNKEDFDALPAVEAVIEASAEPSVLAGLTSAPDYLINTNLAGTVNCLNYARQHNAAFVFLSTSRIYPINQIDKIRTVEADTRFEVSSEQPIAGISPRGLAEDFPLEGYRSLYGATKLCSEYLIQEYHHFYNLRTVINRCGVLTGPWQMGKVDQGVVVLWVARHFWQQPLGYFGFGGTGKQVRDILHVDDLFDLVQYQLENLDQVNGQTLNVGGGRDISVSLQELTAICQRVTGHTVPISSQVENRQADIQLYLTDNSRVTNLTGWAPKRSAEQIVTDVYHWLRDNEAQLKPILG; via the coding sequence ATGCCCCTCAAATCCCTACTTATTACCGGCGGCGCCGGTTTCGTGGGCTCGGCCCTGGCCCTGCGCTTCCGCGAGGCTTACCCCGAGTGCCGCATCTTCGCCCTCGACAACCTCAAGCGCCGCGGCTCGGAGCTGAACCTGCCGCGCCTGCGCGAGGCCGGCATCGAGTTTGTGCACGGCGACATCCGCAACAAGGAGGATTTCGACGCCCTGCCCGCCGTGGAGGCCGTCATCGAAGCCTCGGCCGAGCCCTCGGTGCTGGCCGGCCTCACCTCGGCGCCCGACTACCTGATAAACACCAACCTGGCCGGCACGGTGAACTGCCTGAACTACGCCCGCCAGCACAACGCAGCGTTCGTGTTCCTGTCCACGAGCCGGATTTACCCGATTAACCAGATTGACAAAATCCGGACTGTGGAGGCCGACACCCGCTTCGAGGTGAGCTCCGAGCAGCCCATTGCCGGCATCTCGCCCCGCGGCCTGGCCGAGGACTTCCCCCTGGAAGGCTACCGCTCGCTCTACGGCGCCACCAAGCTGTGCTCGGAGTACCTGATTCAGGAATACCACCACTTCTACAACCTGCGCACGGTCATCAACCGCTGCGGCGTGCTCACCGGTCCCTGGCAGATGGGCAAGGTCGACCAGGGCGTGGTGGTGCTGTGGGTGGCGCGCCACTTCTGGCAGCAGCCGCTGGGCTACTTCGGCTTCGGCGGCACAGGCAAGCAGGTGCGCGACATTCTGCACGTCGACGACCTGTTCGATTTGGTGCAGTACCAGCTCGAAAACCTCGACCAGGTGAACGGCCAGACCCTGAACGTGGGCGGCGGGCGCGATATCAGCGTGAGTTTGCAGGAACTGACGGCCATCTGCCAGCGCGTGACGGGCCACACCGTGCCCATCAGCTCGCAGGTGGAGAACCGGCAGGCCGACATCCAGCTCTACCTCACCGACAACTCCCGCGTGACCAACCTCACCGGCTGGGCGCCCAAACGCTCGGCCGAGCAGATTGTGACCGACGTGTATCACTGGCTGCGCGACAACGAGGCGCAGCTGAAACCTATTTTAGGCTAG
- a CDS encoding NAD-dependent epimerase/dehydratase family protein: MKIALITGAGGLIGSEAVEFFADKFDLIVGIDNNLRSYFFGEHASTDWNRARLQSTFANYRHHAVDIRDQAALTAIFQEYGTDIALVVHTAAQPSHDWAAREPFTDFTVNANGTLNLLEMTRQHCPEAVFIFTSTNKVYGDNPNFLPLVELETRWEIDESHPYFAHGIDEKMSIDHTTHSLFGASKVAADVLVQEYGRYFGMKTAVFRGGCLTGPRHSGAQLHGFLSYLMKCAITGQHYTVFGYKGKQVRDNIHSHDLVNMFWHFYQQPRTGGEVYNAGGGRFANCSMQEAIVLCEEITGNKMSYSYSEQNRVGDHIWYVSDVRRFQQHYPGWQFEYGLTATLTQIFNELRQRQPAPSA; encoded by the coding sequence ATGAAAATAGCACTCATAACCGGGGCCGGGGGCCTGATTGGCAGCGAAGCCGTCGAGTTCTTCGCCGACAAGTTCGACCTCATCGTGGGCATCGACAACAACCTGCGGAGCTACTTTTTCGGTGAGCATGCCAGCACCGACTGGAACCGCGCCCGCCTGCAAAGCACCTTTGCCAACTACCGCCACCACGCCGTCGATATCCGCGACCAGGCCGCGCTAACGGCCATTTTCCAGGAGTATGGCACCGATATCGCCCTTGTGGTGCACACGGCCGCCCAGCCCAGCCACGACTGGGCCGCCCGCGAGCCCTTCACCGACTTCACGGTGAACGCCAACGGCACGCTGAACCTGCTGGAAATGACGCGCCAGCACTGCCCGGAAGCCGTGTTCATCTTCACCTCTACCAATAAAGTGTACGGCGACAATCCCAACTTCCTGCCCCTGGTGGAGCTGGAAACCCGCTGGGAAATCGACGAAAGCCACCCCTACTTCGCCCACGGCATCGACGAAAAAATGAGCATCGACCACACCACGCACTCGCTCTTCGGGGCCAGTAAGGTGGCGGCCGATGTGCTGGTGCAGGAATACGGCCGCTACTTCGGCATGAAAACCGCCGTGTTCCGCGGCGGCTGCCTCACGGGGCCGCGCCACTCGGGGGCGCAGCTGCACGGCTTCCTGTCGTACCTGATGAAGTGCGCCATCACCGGGCAGCACTACACCGTGTTTGGCTACAAGGGCAAGCAGGTGCGCGACAACATCCACTCCCACGACCTGGTGAACATGTTCTGGCACTTCTACCAGCAGCCGCGCACCGGCGGCGAGGTGTACAACGCCGGCGGCGGGCGCTTCGCCAACTGCTCGATGCAGGAAGCCATTGTGCTGTGCGAGGAAATCACGGGCAACAAGATGAGCTACTCCTACTCGGAGCAGAACCGCGTGGGCGACCACATCTGGTACGTGTCGGACGTGCGCCGCTTCCAGCAGCACTACCCCGGCTGGCAGTTCGAGTACGGCCTGACGGCCACCCTCACCCAGATTTTCAACGAGCTGCGCCAGCGCCAACCCGCCCCTTCGGCATGA
- a CDS encoding glycosyltransferase family 2 protein: MSEPTSPVGLPDVAAAATAAPLLSVVIPAYNEEESIGETLHSLHAALLAEGIAHEIVVTNDNSKDNTLARLEELAREIPTLVYYTNAGPNGFGYAVRYGLERYRGDCVAVMMADLSDDPADLVRFYRKMQEGYDCVFGSRWGKGGRVVDYPPHKRVINRMANAIVKTVFRLKYNDCTNAFKLYRRHTMEGLKPFLSPHFNLTLELPLKAIVRGYSYAVVPNSWTNRKYGESKLKIKEMGSRYFFIMMYCLIEKYFSQGDFRKKQE, from the coding sequence ATGAGTGAGCCCACGTCTCCGGTCGGGCTGCCCGATGTAGCCGCAGCCGCCACGGCCGCTCCGCTGCTGAGCGTGGTCATTCCGGCCTACAACGAGGAGGAAAGCATCGGCGAAACCCTGCACAGCCTGCACGCCGCGCTGCTGGCCGAGGGCATTGCCCACGAAATCGTTGTCACCAACGACAATTCCAAGGACAACACCCTGGCCCGACTCGAAGAGCTAGCCCGCGAAATTCCGACGCTGGTGTACTACACCAACGCCGGCCCCAACGGCTTCGGCTACGCCGTGCGCTACGGCCTGGAGCGCTACCGCGGCGACTGCGTGGCCGTGATGATGGCCGACCTCTCGGACGACCCCGCCGACCTGGTGCGCTTCTACCGCAAAATGCAGGAGGGGTACGATTGCGTGTTTGGCTCGCGCTGGGGCAAGGGCGGCCGGGTGGTCGACTACCCGCCCCACAAACGGGTTATCAACCGCATGGCCAACGCCATCGTGAAAACGGTATTCCGGCTGAAATACAACGACTGCACCAACGCCTTCAAGCTCTACCGGCGCCACACCATGGAAGGCCTCAAGCCCTTCCTCTCACCGCACTTCAACCTCACGCTGGAGCTACCGCTCAAGGCCATCGTGCGCGGCTACTCCTACGCCGTAGTGCCCAACTCATGGACCAATCGCAAATACGGTGAGAGCAAGCTCAAAATCAAGGAGATGGGCAGCCGCTACTTCTTTATCATGATGTACTGCCTGATTGAAAAGTATTTCTCGCAGGGCGATTTCCGAAAGAAGCAGGAATAG
- the amaB gene encoding L-piperidine-6-carboxylate dehydrogenase produces MKQALEEATAPDVTVAHPHEDPHGIQDVLRQLGVESENAAYSTGRTWGGQANAERRVINAPADGRRIASVAFATLDDYDTVIKTAQEAFQTWRLVPAPKRGEIVRQIGNKLREYKEPLGKLVSAEMGKILQEGLGEVQEMIDICDFAVGLSRQLHGFTMHSERPAHRMYEQYHPLGLVGIISAFNFPVAVWSWNAMLAAVCGDVSIWKPSEKTPLTAVAVQHIIREVLEENDIPEGVFSLIVGGADIGAAMAADKRVPLVSATGSTRMGRKVGEVVGARLGRALLELGGNNAIIVTKNADLDIAIRAIVFGAVGTAGQRCTSTRRVIIEDSVFEEVKNRLLATYPKLPIGHPLQEGTLVGPLIDADAVKMFSEALEKVQAEGGKLLTGGQVLSGAELHGGHYVQPALVEVENHYHTVQEETFAPILYLIKYSGGVEKAIELQNDVRQGLSSSIFTLNMREAEAFLAAAGSDCGIANVNIGTSGAEIGGAFGGEKETGGGRESGSDAWKVYMRRQTNTINYSTELPLAQGIKFDI; encoded by the coding sequence ATGAAGCAGGCCCTCGAAGAAGCCACCGCGCCCGACGTTACCGTGGCGCATCCCCACGAAGACCCCCACGGCATTCAGGACGTGCTGCGCCAGCTAGGCGTGGAGTCTGAAAACGCCGCCTACAGCACCGGCCGCACCTGGGGCGGCCAGGCCAACGCCGAGCGCCGCGTCATCAACGCCCCCGCCGACGGGCGCCGCATTGCCAGCGTGGCCTTCGCCACCCTCGACGACTACGACACCGTCATCAAAACCGCGCAGGAGGCTTTCCAAACATGGCGGCTGGTGCCCGCGCCCAAGCGCGGCGAAATCGTGCGGCAGATTGGCAACAAGCTGCGCGAATACAAGGAGCCGCTGGGCAAGCTGGTGAGCGCCGAGATGGGCAAAATCCTGCAGGAAGGCCTGGGCGAGGTGCAGGAGATGATTGACATCTGCGACTTTGCGGTGGGCCTCTCGCGCCAGTTGCACGGCTTCACCATGCACTCGGAGCGCCCGGCGCACCGCATGTACGAGCAGTACCACCCGCTGGGCCTGGTGGGCATCATTTCGGCCTTCAACTTCCCGGTGGCCGTGTGGAGCTGGAACGCCATGCTGGCCGCCGTGTGCGGCGACGTGAGCATCTGGAAACCCTCCGAAAAAACGCCTCTTACGGCCGTGGCCGTGCAGCACATCATCCGCGAGGTGCTCGAAGAAAACGACATCCCGGAAGGCGTATTCAGCCTGATTGTGGGCGGGGCCGACATTGGCGCGGCCATGGCTGCGGATAAGCGCGTGCCGTTGGTATCGGCCACGGGCAGCACCCGCATGGGCCGCAAAGTAGGCGAGGTGGTAGGCGCCCGCCTGGGCCGCGCCCTGCTGGAGCTGGGCGGCAACAACGCCATTATCGTCACTAAGAATGCCGACCTCGACATTGCCATCCGCGCCATCGTGTTTGGGGCGGTGGGCACGGCCGGGCAGCGCTGCACCAGCACCCGTCGCGTCATCATCGAGGACAGCGTGTTTGAGGAAGTGAAAAACCGCCTGCTGGCCACCTACCCCAAGCTGCCCATCGGCCACCCGCTGCAGGAAGGCACGTTGGTGGGCCCACTCATCGACGCCGATGCGGTGAAGATGTTCAGCGAGGCCCTGGAGAAAGTGCAGGCCGAAGGCGGCAAGCTGCTCACCGGCGGCCAGGTGCTGAGCGGCGCCGAGCTGCACGGCGGCCACTACGTGCAGCCCGCGCTGGTGGAGGTAGAAAACCACTACCACACGGTGCAGGAAGAAACCTTCGCGCCCATTCTCTACCTCATCAAGTACAGCGGCGGCGTGGAGAAAGCTATTGAGCTGCAAAACGACGTGCGCCAGGGCTTGAGCAGCAGTATTTTCACCCTGAACATGCGCGAGGCCGAAGCCTTCCTGGCCGCTGCGGGCTCCGACTGCGGCATTGCCAACGTGAACATCGGCACGAGCGGGGCCGAAATCGGTGGCGCGTTCGGCGGCGAGAAGGAAACCGGCGGCGGCCGCGAGTCTGGCTCCGACGCCTGGAAGGTGTACATGCGCCGCCAGACGAATACCATCAACTACTCCACTGAATTGCCGCTGGCGCAGGGCATTAAGTTTGATATTTAA
- a CDS encoding AAA family ATPase, with amino-acid sequence MENVINTLYIQNFKSIRSAVLHPRRVNLIIGQPNVGKSTVLEAMSLLGSFPFEKKKKFLSSFVRYEKPAHLFHDGVMTHPVRIETDRDICLLGHESKSKRFRYGVFSQAMYRLLRAKLGLPLLEGRSKTRSGDDALLLDRLYPHLATATPMPEPGFLYTEFDRHGHLDQPGEDGHFVASSPTWQPRAVKSYRYKPGGHIDRHYPDVSLRPPHGNNLVQVLEQHAALRHEFASLFAERGLRMRVRPDTGRFEVMKEVDGLSFAYPYSGSGDTLQRYGFYLAAMESNRNTVILLEEPEAHSYPQYVSQLAERIATQQENQFFVTTHSPHFFSEVLENMVPYENRVPELAVFVAYYKDFQTKVRQLSDEEVRNLRRDSLDVFNNLVDLEQERVALRKVG; translated from the coding sequence ATGGAAAACGTCATTAACACCCTTTATATCCAGAATTTCAAGTCGATTCGGAGCGCCGTGTTGCATCCGCGGCGCGTCAACCTCATCATTGGCCAGCCCAATGTGGGAAAATCGACGGTGCTGGAGGCCATGAGCCTGCTGGGTAGTTTTCCGTTTGAAAAGAAGAAGAAATTCCTGAGCAGCTTTGTGCGCTATGAGAAGCCGGCGCACCTCTTTCATGACGGGGTAATGACGCACCCCGTACGCATTGAGACTGACCGCGATATCTGCTTGCTGGGGCATGAAAGCAAAAGCAAACGATTCCGGTACGGCGTGTTTAGCCAGGCCATGTACCGATTGCTACGGGCCAAGCTGGGCCTGCCGCTGCTAGAAGGCCGCAGCAAAACCCGCTCCGGCGACGACGCCCTGCTGCTTGACCGGCTGTATCCGCACCTGGCCACGGCCACGCCCATGCCCGAGCCGGGGTTTCTCTATACCGAGTTTGACCGCCACGGCCACTTGGACCAGCCCGGCGAAGACGGTCACTTCGTGGCATCGAGCCCAACCTGGCAGCCGCGCGCGGTGAAATCGTACCGCTACAAGCCCGGCGGCCATATCGACCGTCATTACCCCGACGTCTCGCTGCGCCCGCCGCACGGCAACAACCTGGTGCAGGTGCTGGAGCAGCACGCCGCCTTGCGCCACGAGTTTGCCAGCCTCTTTGCCGAGCGCGGCCTGCGCATGCGGGTGCGCCCCGACACCGGCCGGTTCGAGGTGATGAAAGAGGTGGACGGCCTCAGCTTTGCCTACCCGTATTCGGGCAGCGGCGACACGCTGCAGCGCTACGGCTTCTACTTGGCCGCCATGGAATCGAACCGCAACACGGTGATTTTGCTGGAAGAGCCCGAGGCGCACTCCTATCCGCAGTACGTGTCGCAACTGGCCGAGCGCATCGCCACGCAGCAGGAAAACCAGTTTTTTGTGACCACGCACAGCCCGCACTTCTTCAGCGAAGTGCTCGAAAACATGGTGCCCTACGAAAACCGGGTGCCCGAACTGGCCGTGTTTGTGGCTTATTACAAAGATTTTCAAACCAAAGTCCGGCAGCTCTCCGATGAGGAGGTGCGCAACCTGCGGCGCGACAGCCTGGACGTTTTCAACAACCTCGTTGACCTGGAGCAGGAGCGGGTGGCCCTGCGAAAAGTGGGATAG